The DNA region ACTTGAAATCTCAACCCTCCAGTTGGCGCCTCATTAACCTGAGCTCTGTCACCCACCCTTTCGAAAATTGGTTAAGATTTGCATACAAGAACAGGCGTGGAAAAACATGCAACATAGAGCTCGAAATTCTGGTCTTAGTAGCCGTAATTTACTGCTTAGTCGAGTCACAGTTCAATCGGTGTTCTTCGAGCCCGCTGGCAGCCCAGCGACCCCGCGTTGCGGAGATCAAGCCCTACATCATCTTCGACGTTGTGTAAAGTCCCTAGCCATACAAATTTTAAAGATTCGCCATTCATTCGGGTGCCCCAGGACAGGCAAATAAAGAGGATTATAACAGCGAGCTTCGTTTGTGCAGTAATTAAGCATGCTCAGGTCATCACTCAGGTGCCATCAGATCAAGAGGTTCATGTCTGAGCAGGTAAAGTTCGGATCCAAGGGCGTTTCACGCGTGGTAACGCTGTCGAGGcctgaaaagctcaatgcGCTCTCTGACCAGATGTGCCGGAAGATGATACCGACCCTTCAAGAGTATGCGAAAAGCGAAACAAACAACATTGTGGTCATCGGCTCTGCAAACGCTCCCAGGTCGCTGTGTTCTGGAGGAGACGTGGCTACCGTCGCCTTGCAGAATATCGCGGGGAAGCGCGACCTCTCGCTTGAGTTTTTCCGCAATGAATACTCCTTAAACCTGCTCTTGGCAACTTACAACAAGCCAGTGGTCGTATTGATGGATGGTATCACTATGGGCGGAGGCGTTGGCTTGGCCACACATGTACCGTTCCGGATTGCGACCGAGAACACTCGTTGGTGCATGCCTGAAATGGACATCGGATTCTTTCCTGACGTCGGTACTACGTTCTCACTTCCTCAACTAACAACTGTTGGAGGCACCAAAGGCCAGCTAGCGCTTTATTTATGCCTCACAGGCGATCTTTTGAGCGGCATCGACGTGTACATGGCTGGGTTAGCGTCTCATTATGTGCCAAGTCACAACCTTGTGGATCTCCAGGCGAGACTGGGAGAGCTTCCGGTCACCAACTCCGAGGAAATGTGGCAAATAACAGGCAATGCCATTGAGGAGTTTTCTGTTGGCATTCCTGAGGACTACAACTTCAAGTACTCTAATGCCCAGCTAGACGTGATTGAAAGTTGCTTTGATATTGGGCATGGTTGGAAGGGAATTAACACTGCCCTTGAGAAGGTTGTGAACTCCAGCTCTGCGTCGCCCGAAGAAAAGGAATTCGCGCGCTTAACTTTGCAGAAACTTGGTACAAAGAGCCCCGTTTCAGTCCAGGTTGCTATTGAGCAGTTCCGCAGAAATTCTCAGACAGATGTCGAGTCTGCCTTGAAGCAAGACCTGGTCACAGCTTCTAATATGTGCGAGGACCCAGCTTCCGAATTCTCCCAGGCTACTAAGCACAAACTTGTTGATAAGAGCAAATCTGCATTTCCTTGGACAAAAACATCTTTGACCcttgaagagctctcaCGTTTAGTATCTCCCCGTGCATCCGCATCTGTGTCACTCCAGAAGTTTGACAAGGCAGTCACCTGGAAGAAGTACCCCTACCACTCTCAATTTATGCTTCCAACTGagcaaaacttcaaagactATATCACAGGAAATGATAATTCTGGAAGGTCACTAGCTGCGAACCAGGCGGAAGTTGTGAAGTACTTCTCGCAGTATAACTCATCCTCCAAAGGAAAGACGGGGATTGAATATTTGTGCAACCTGGTCTGCTCCAGGAAATGTACTGTTGGTGATGCTGGTGAGCTGCGCTGGAACAACTAAGTTCCAGACTAATGGTAGCAACTGACGGCCCCGGCCATGTAAATAGAAATCGCTGATCTACATAAGCATGTTTTGAACTATACGTCACGTGAATAAGGTCAAGGTGACAAATTGCTTGACGCCTAGAAGCCTTTTTTTGGGCTAAACCTTAACTCTTCGCGAGTACCCTAAACACTCATTCTTTTGGGTTTTCCTAAGTTCTCAGTGTACTACAGGACTATgtcagagcttgaagagtttGGCTTATTGCAGATCCCTTCTGTTATCCACAAAGATGACTGTGGTTattgctttgaaagcatgTACAACGATGATCAGATGGCATCGCACGCCTTAAATGTGTGCTTAACGTGCTTCCAGAGCTTCTGCGATACGCATATACCTGTTCACCAGTCTGTAGCCAAAAACGATTTCAATGACAAGCACGACTTCCTACTGAAGGTAAGCAAAATCAGGAAACCAGAACAGAAGCAGCCCATTgagaagaaattgaagctAGAAATTACAGAAAAGTCTGAAGATGATACCTATGAATCGCTTTGGTGGCTCACCAAAGGTGCAGTAATAATCGCGGACTATCGAACTCAGGGCCTTAATTCTTCGGTAACAACAAAAGTCACAGAGATACTGAATGCTCGATCCAgcaactttcaaaatatgACCCAGGCTTGGCAACTAGAAGTCAAACCCTGTGTTCATGTTGAGAACCTTGAGGTCCCAAATGATAATCCTCAAACCGTCGCCAACAGGTGCACAGATTGTAAGTTAGGAAGTAATCTTTGGATGTGTCTTCACTGCGGCAACGTCGGATGCGGCAGACAGCAGGTGGGCATTGAAGGACATTCTCACGCGCTCAAACACTTTGAAAGTAACCCAGGACATCCATTGGCAGTAAAATTGGGTTCTTTGAGTAACTCAGCAGCCGACATTTATTGCTACTCCTGTGATGATGAGGTCCAATTCGCCGACACAAAAAAGTGGATTCAACTACTTTTGTATTGGGGCATCGACATCCAGAGCCGGGtggctcaagaaaaaacctTGCTTGAGCTGCAGGTTGAGCAAAATATGAACTGGGACTTTCAAATGGTTGATGCTGAAGGCCATGAGCTGCGCCACTTAGAGGGATCGAAGAAATATGGGTATGGTCTGCAAAATTTGGGGAATTCGTGTTATTTGAATTCAGTTCTGCAGGTCCTTCTTAATGGCGATTTATCTAGGTGGTCGCTGGAAGGCCTTGGCGACTTTCCTGGTGATGTTCTCTATGTTTCCAGTAACCTGAGATGTCAACTGATTAAAATGAgaaatgctttgaaaaacgagCCTGAGAAATATCCGCACGGTGTTAAACCCACAACTTTTAAGCACTGTATTGGTGGGACACATGAAGAGTTCAGCTCTGGGAGGCAACAGGATGCGCTTGAGTTCTTTTCTTATTTTGTCGATCTACTAGACAAAAAGGTGTTCGAGAAATCTTCATCGAATCCGAATGATCTCATGAAATTTTCACTTCAGGATAGGATTGAGTGTACCAAGTGCCATGGTGTGAAGTACACAAGCCAGGTTTCTGACTACTTGCAAGTTCTCCTTTCAGATTCCGAGGAGCCTCAGGATTTACTGGCCAATCTTGCACAGAACTTTCAGGGCGATGAGGTTGAATTCAAATGTCCCACCTGCAATGAGACCACGAAAGCCAATAAATCTTGCGGGTTCCGCACTTTCCCAGAGATTTTAGTGGCGAGCTGTAGTAGAATAAAGCTTGTGAACTGGGTTCCTGTGAAAACatctcaagaagttttagTGCCAGGAACACAAGCTGCAGACACCGCGATATTGGAACTTGGCCAATTCAAGTCCAATGGATTCGATCCAGATAATGAGACACTCCTTGAAAAGGGCGAACCCGCTGGGTTTGAGCCTAAAGCGAACTGCATTATTCAACTTACGGAGATGGGGTTTTCGGAAAATGCTGCAGTCAGAGCTTTGTATCACAGCGGTAACAGCAGCGCAGAAGTTGCTGCCAACTGGCTTTTCCAACACATGGACGATGCAGACCTGAATGATCCTTTTATTGTACCAAGTGCGCCCTCAAAAGCAGCTGAGGTTAACCCACAAGCGCTTGAGAACATGGCTGCTATGGGCCTGAACCCGGAACTGTGCCGGAAAGCTCTCATCATTAACCAAGGCAACGTTAGCGCTAGTGTCGAATGggttttcaacaacctTGATTACTGCGACAGTAGCATTCAAGAGTCGACAGTAGATGAGGATGACAAAGAATATGGGATTACTGACAAAGACAAAGCCAATTACAGACTTAAGGCAGTGGTCTGCCATAAGGGAGCGTCGGTTCATTCCGGACACTATGTGgcatttatcaaaaaacaagTCGAAAACGAAGTCAAATGGGTTCTTTATAACGACGAAAAGATCGTTGTTGCGGATAGCCCTACAAATATCGAagaaatcaagaagaacgGCTACATTTACTTCTTCGATCGCTCTTAGGTTGACCAATTCTTTAATTCCCATTCAGGATGGAATTGTATCGTCGCAGACGAATTATCACTTTAGCCTGAAACGCTGCGACAGTACTATAAATCGGGCATATCTGGCGAGAGTTTGAACCTCCTCGCGTTGGATTCATTCACCAACTGCAATGGAAAACCAACAGGTTCCTCGCACCAATCGATTCAGCGGATATGTATGTGAAGGTGGTTAAAGTACTTGCAAATCGGATTTCTAACTATGCTCCTGGTTGTTTAGATGAACTCTTCCGATTGGAACTCGATGCAAgggtttcaagaaaaagggcTCGAAGCTTCTCTCGCTGGTCTGGCTCTGTCTCAAAATGCCCTTTTCATCGGTGGCGATGGAGATAAACGTATGATAGGTGCCAATAACAGAAACCAAGAATCTATTACCGCATATAATAATACCATATTCCCGCCACAAGGCGGCATAGCATTGGTTCCCCGACACCCTAACACGCTTCATCAGGGGCCTGCAGGTGGCAGCAATGGCAATATTGGTGGCAATGGTGGGAGTCGCGATAACTTTTATTGGAATATGGAGCATAGGGATTTGAATGTGGGGCGCGAGAATACTGCGGGGAATATGACTGCGAATAGCATAATGGATAGCACCGTCAACACTAAGGAATCTGCCTATAATACCACAGTGGGCTCGAACCACTGGCAACAAGAAACTGTCGAGTCTATGCAATTAGAGTTACAGCTGAAGGAGACCCAAATTGAGTCACTAGAAACCGAGATACAGAGTCTAAAACGCATTTTCAACCAAGGACTTTCTGCCAGACAAGAACAGGATAGCAGGGTTTCCTCGGCATCCCAGAAGGGTCGCACTGTCGAGATGCCGGTGAGCTTAGAGTCCATTTTTCATAAGATGTCATCTGTAATTGCGGCAAAGGACAAAGAGTTAGAGGAGACAAGTAGAAGACTTGAAAGCATTGTCACCGCAATAGCATTGAACCCCTCAAATAGTGTTACAAAGCTCGGTCGCTACGATGAAGAGGCGCTAGCTCACAAAATGGTTGTAAGGTTGGAAACACTGACTAAGGAAAACCAAGACATGGCCAAAATGTTAGGATACGGAAGGTCAAAGGAGCAACACATTGAACTAGAGCTtatcaaaagagaaaatcaagagctcaagagGAAACTTTCCCAGGTTGAGCGCAAAGCCCTTAAGGACTAGAAGCTTCAATCAGGAAAGCTACCTGCTCCCAATTTGCTTCGCTCGCGCCATAAAGTTGCTATTCATATCAAGCCGCACGCTAATATTAAAGCACATCCAGTATGTAGGCCTTAGGATAATAAATCAATATTTAATTAAACAAACTCAAACTCGGTAAGATGCCACGAGTGAAAACCGTTTGTAGCTCTCTACTTactcaaagcttttcttctgttttGGACGCCCTTCGCCAAAAGTGTCAGAACTTCCTCGGTAGACTCCCAGCCGATACAGGCATCGGTAATGGAGCAACCGTATTTTAGTCCTTCACGGCCGCCCTCTGGAGTGATATCTTGTCTGCCTTCAACCAAGTTGGACTCGATCATGACACCGCAAATGGCGTTTTGGCCATCTGTCAGTTGCTCGAAGATAGACTGAGCGACCTTGGGCTGGTTTCTGTAGtctttgctgctgttgccgTGAGAACAGTCGATCATAATTCTTCTGGCCGAGCTGTTCTCATCGACAACCTTGGCTTGAATGAGCTCGGATTGGGCCTGCTTGACGCTTTCGGCATCAAAGTTTGTTCCCTTTTTACCGCCTCTCAAGATAATGAAAGTGTCACTGTTACCCTCTGTGCCGACAATGGCAGTGACGCCAGGCTTTGTAACGGACAAGAAGTAGTGCGCGTGAGCAGCGGCTCTCATGGCGTCAATGGAGACTTGCAGGCCACCATCGGTACCGTTCTTGAAACCGATAGGGAAAGAAAGACCAGAGGCCAACTCACGGTGAAGTTGAGATTCAGTGGTTCTTGCGCCAATAGCGCCGAGCGAGAAGCAGTCACTCAAGAACTGTGGGGAGATGGTGTCAAGCATTTCTCCAGCAATAGGCATTTTTTCCACCAGGTTAGTGAACATCTCTCTTGAAATCCTCAGACCCTTGTTGATCTGGAAAGAGTTGTCGATGTCTGGGTCGTTAATCAAACCTTTCCAGCCGACTGTAGTTCTGGGCTTCTCCAAGTAAGCTCTCATAATAATGAGAAGGTCCTTGGACAGTTTTTGCGAGATCTGCGACAAGCGATCGCAGTACTCGTATGCGGCCTTAGGGTCGTGGATTGAGCAAGGACCTATCACAATAACTAGACGGTCGTCCTTGCCGTTTAGGATGTCACAAACTTGTTCGCGGGCATCTACAATGTTTTTGGCGCCTTTCTCTGAGATTGGAAGCTCATGTTGAAGCAAGTCCGGA from Lachancea thermotolerans CBS 6340 chromosome C complete sequence includes:
- the EHD3 gene encoding mitochondrial 37S ribosomal protein mS47 (weakly similar to uniprot|P28817 YDR036C Saccharomyces cerevisiae EHD3 Protein of unconfirmed function plays an indirect role in endocytic membrane trafficking member of a family of enoyl-CoA hydratase/isomerases), with the protein product MLRSSLRCHQIKRFMSEQVKFGSKGVSRVVTLSRPEKLNALSDQMCRKMIPTLQEYAKSETNNIVVIGSANAPRSLCSGGDVATVALQNIAGKRDLSLEFFRNEYSLNLLLATYNKPVVVLMDGITMGGGVGLATHVPFRIATENTRWCMPEMDIGFFPDVGTTFSLPQLTTVGGTKGQLALYLCLTGDLLSGIDVYMAGLASHYVPSHNLVDLQARLGELPVTNSEEMWQITGNAIEEFSVGIPEDYNFKYSNAQLDVIESCFDIGHGWKGINTALEKVVNSSSASPEEKEFARLTLQKLGTKSPVSVQVAIEQFRRNSQTDVESALKQDLVTASNMCEDPASEFSQATKHKLVDKSKSAFPWTKTSLTLEELSRLVSPRASASVSLQKFDKAVTWKKYPYHSQFMLPTEQNFKDYITGNDNSGRSLAANQAEVVKYFSQYNSSSKGKTGIEYLCNLVCSRKCTVGDAGELRWNN
- the UBP14 gene encoding ubiquitin-specific protease UBP14 (weakly similar to uniprot|P38237 YBR058C Saccharomyces cerevisiae UBP14 Ubiquitin-specific protease that specifically disassembles unanchored ubiquitin chains); amino-acid sequence: MSELEEFGLLQIPSVIHKDDCGYCFESMYNDDQMASHALNVCLTCFQSFCDTHIPVHQSVAKNDFNDKHDFLLKVSKIRKPEQKQPIEKKLKLEITEKSEDDTYESLWWLTKGAVIIADYRTQGLNSSVTTKVTEILNARSSNFQNMTQAWQLEVKPCVHVENLEVPNDNPQTVANRCTDCKLGSNLWMCLHCGNVGCGRQQVGIEGHSHALKHFESNPGHPLAVKLGSLSNSAADIYCYSCDDEVQFADTKKWIQLLLYWGIDIQSRVAQEKTLLELQVEQNMNWDFQMVDAEGHELRHLEGSKKYGYGLQNLGNSCYLNSVLQVLLNGDLSRWSLEGLGDFPGDVLYVSSNLRCQLIKMRNALKNEPEKYPHGVKPTTFKHCIGGTHEEFSSGRQQDALEFFSYFVDLLDKKVFEKSSSNPNDLMKFSLQDRIECTKCHGVKYTSQVSDYLQVLLSDSEEPQDLLANLAQNFQGDEVEFKCPTCNETTKANKSCGFRTFPEILVASCSRIKLVNWVPVKTSQEVLVPGTQAADTAILELGQFKSNGFDPDNETLLEKGEPAGFEPKANCIIQLTEMGFSENAAVRALYHSGNSSAEVAANWLFQHMDDADLNDPFIVPSAPSKAAEVNPQALENMAAMGLNPELCRKALIINQGNVSASVEWVFNNLDYCDSSIQESTVDEDDKEYGITDKDKANYRLKAVVCHKGASVHSGHYVAFIKKQVENEVKWVLYNDEKIVVADSPTNIEEIKKNGYIYFFDRS
- the MUM2 gene encoding Mum2p (weakly similar to uniprot|P38236 YBR057C Saccharomyces cerevisiae MUM2 Cytoplasmic protein essential for meiotic DNA replication and sporulation) yields the protein MNSSDWNSMQGFQEKGLEASLAGLALSQNALFIGGDGDKRMIGANNRNQESITAYNNTIFPPQGGIALVPRHPNTLHQGPAGGSNGNIGGNGGSRDNFYWNMEHRDLNVGRENTAGNMTANSIMDSTVNTKESAYNTTVGSNHWQQETVESMQLELQLKETQIESLETEIQSLKRIFNQGLSARQEQDSRVSSASQKGRTVEMPVSLESIFHKMSSVIAAKDKELEETSRRLESIVTAIALNPSNSVTKLGRYDEEALAHKMVVRLETLTKENQDMAKMLGYGRSKEQHIELELIKRENQELKRKLSQVERKALKD
- the ARO3 gene encoding 3-deoxy-7-phosphoheptulonate synthase ARO3 (weakly similar to uniprot|P14843 YDR035W Saccharomyces cerevisiae ARO3 3-deoxy-D-arabino-heptulosonate-7- phosphate (DAHP) synthase), with product MTDLQKKKFHRHIRRDAAVLLLDRVPSSRSLDFPCYPEMFIKNDHAGDRKRLEDWRIKGYDPLTPPDLLQHELPISEKGAKNIVDAREQVCDILNGKDDRLVIVIGPCSIHDPKAAYEYCDRLSQISQKLSKDLLIIMRAYLEKPRTTVGWKGLINDPDIDNSFQINKGLRISREMFTNLVEKMPIAGEMLDTISPQFLSDCFSLGAIGARTTESQLHRELASGLSFPIGFKNGTDGGLQVSIDAMRAAAHAHYFLSVTKPGVTAIVGTEGNSDTFIILRGGKKGTNFDAESVKQAQSELIQAKVVDENSSARRIMIDCSHGNSSKDYRNQPKVAQSIFEQLTDGQNAICGVMIESNLVEGRQDITPEGGREGLKYGCSITDACIGWESTEEVLTLLAKGVQNRRKALSK